TACGGGGATCAAGAATTTCCTCCACTTCGATCAGTGATTCTATATCAGTTTTCAGGATTCGGTTAAGCTTGTGCAGTATATTTCTTTTTGCTTCAGCGATCATTTTATCCCAATCCTGTTCTTGATTATTCGGGACGTTGATCATGGTAAACCAATTCATGCATCCTTCTGGAGCGTCGTCTGATTTGTGCGTGGAAGTGATATTTACATAGATCGTAGGGTCATCGTAGATCGTCCCCTTTTTGAAAATATGCTCGAATTCCAGCGCATAGTTATCGGAGAAGAAAATATTATGAAGATCAAGCTCAGGAAAATCACGCTTGATTCCCCAGTAAAAAATCAGTGCAGAACTAGACTTGGGTTGCTTGAGCAAAAGTTTAGGTTGCTTCTCCTCTTTCAGGATGGTCTTGTACGCGTTGACCATATCCATATTGTTCACCAGCAGATCAGCGAACTGATCTTTCCCCTTTACTCTAATACCTTTTGCCTCTCCATTTTCCACTAGAACCTTTTCTACTTTCTGTCCAAAATGATAATTCACGCCAAGTTCTGTAGAGAGTTTATATAAACTCATCGTGATGTCATGCATTCCTTTTTTCGGGAAAAACGCACCTATATTAAATTCCAGATGGGGAATGATATTCAGCGTAGCGGGAGTCTCATAAGGGTTTGAACCGTTATAAGTTGCATAGCGATTGAATAGCTGTACCAACTTTGGGTGGGAAAACTGCTGTCGATTCGCCTCATTCATAGTGGAGAAGATTCCCAACTTCCCTATTCTCAAGTAAGATTTTAATGCCTGGGGATTCGTCCAGGTGTCCAATTGATGGAGCGAGCGATTCATAAAAAGTGGCGCAAGGCTATCGTAGATAAATGCTGATTTCCTGAGTGCTTCCCGGATGTTTTGTGCAGGTTCGCCCAGCTTGGTTTGCACTTCTTCTGCAAAAAGATTCAGATCGGAGTAAGCTTTCAACCTAGTGCCATCTTCCCAGAAATACTGGCAAGCCACATCGAGTTTTTCATATTCAAAGTAGTCTTTGGGGTTTTTCCCGGCCAACCGGAATAACTCATCCACCTGCTCGGGCAGCGTGAAAAGCGATGGCCCGGCATCAAATCTATACCCTTCAATTTCTATTTCAGACAGCTTTCCCCCTGGATAGGAATTTGCCTCGAAAAGTTCCACTTGAAAGCCTTTTAAAGCTAAGCGAATGGAGGAAGCTATGCCGGCAATTCCCGAACCTATGATTATGGCTTTTTTAGTCATGCGTCGAATTCCAAATTCTAAACTAGCAATTTTTGAAATAGTTAGATTCAATGTAGCGACTTTGGCTAGGAGGACGTAAGGACAGCGAACCTAACTTCCTTTTTATGAAAAACTTACTATTTCTACTTAGCTGCTCCATTCTTTTTATCTCCTGCGATAAACTTGAGGAGCCGGATATTTTAGGCAGCTACGCTCATACACCTGAAGATTGTATCCCTGGGGATAATCCTGAATTTAGTTGTGGACGTTTTATTACGCTTTCTGCTGGAGGAGTGGCTGACGTATTATATGGCGGAGATATCATCTCCCGCACCACCTACAAACTCAAGGGAGATAAAATAAAAATTGAAAATAATGACCAATTTGGGGTTGAATTAACATTCAAAAAATTGGATGATGGTACGCTAAGAGAGGAAAGTGATAAATCTATATGGTTCCCTATAGAATTTGATTAAAAAAACTCCTGAGTGTGATCTCAGGAGATTTTTTACGGCTTTTCTTTTCTTACAACTTCTCAAATACTCTTCTAAAACTTGTAGCCTCAGCGATTCTTCCATGAAGCTCAGAGATAGAAACTCGCTCTTGTTCGGTAGTATCACGATGACGGATCGTGACCGTATTATCTTCCAAAGTCTGATGATCTACTGCGATACAGAATGGCGTTCCGATCAGATCCTGGCGGGCATAGCGCTTACCGATTGATGCTGCATCTTCATAAGTGATATTGAAATCATATTTGAGCAACTCTACGATTTCCTTTCCTTTTTCCGGCAAGCCGTCTTTCTTCGTGATGGGAAGAATTGCTGCTTTTACAGGTGCGATTGCTGGATGAAGTTTTAAGTAAGTTCTGCTTTTCTCTTCCGTTTTCTCTTCCGTATAGGCATTGCAAAGTGTCAACAAAAACAAACGATCTGCCCCGATAGAAGTCTCGATCACATACGGGATGTAATTCTGGTTTACCTCAGGGTCGAAGTATTGCTGCTTCTTCTTGGAGTATTCCTGGTGGGACTTCAGATCAAAATCAGTTCTAGAGTGAATTCCTTCCACTTCTTTGAATCCAAATGGGAAATCAAACTCAATATCCATGGCCGCATTGGCGTAGTGAGCCAGCTTCTCATGATCATGCTTTCTTAGCTTTTCCGCAGGAGTTCCCAGTGCCAAATGCCATTTCATACGCATATCCGCCCATTTCTGATACCATTCCAGCTCCGTGCCAGGACGCACGAAAAATTGCATCTCCATTTGCTCAAACTCACGCATTCTGAAGATAAACTGACGGGCTACGATTTCATTTCTGAAGGCTTTTCCGATCTGCGCTATACCGAAAGGAACCTTCATCCTCGCCGTTTTCTGCACATTCAGAAAGTTCACAAAAATCCCCTGTGCTGTCTCCGGACGCAGGTAAATGGTAGAAGCATCCTCTGCTACTGAGCCTACCTGAGTAGAAAACATCAGGTTGAACTGACGGACTTCCGTCCAATTACTGGTGCCGCTGATCGGACATTTAATGCCTTCATTGACGATCAAATCCCTCACCCCTGTCAAATCCTCCGCTTCGAGCAATCTCGCTAAAGTTCCGGTAAGTTCATTTGCTTTTTCTACATCTCCGGCTCTTTCGAATACCGCCGCATGCTCTTCCACGAGCACATCTGCGCGGTATCGCTTCTTAGAGTCCTTGTTATCGATCATAGGATCATTGAAGGAGTCCACGTGGCCAGAAGCCTTCCAAGTGGTAGGGTGCATAAAAATAGCTGCATCTATCCCAACTATATTATCCTGAACCTTCGTCATGGTTTCCCACCAAAGCCGCTTCAGGTTGTTTTTCAGTTCTACTCCATAAGCCCCATAATCATACACAGCCTGCAGGCCATCGTAGATCTCAGAACTAGGGTAAACAAATCCATACTCTTTGGCATGGGAAATAATATCTTTCAATTGCGCGTTTTCCGCAGGAGTTGCTGTTTTTGCCATAGGCGCAAAAATAGGGAAAATGAATGAATACACGTAGAAAAATGAAAGTCTTCAAAATTAGAAAACATCATACAACTAATTTGTCACTAGAATCGTCTAAGCTTGAAAGCTAAGCTAAACAACTCCGAAAATGAAAAAATTATTACTTGGATTACTGGTATTTCAACTATTTAATTTCTCCACCAACGCCCAAATCGAGAAGGGTAGTATTTTTGTTGGAGGCAGAGTAAATTACGCTCATAATAATAACGATTCAGAATCCAGGATTATCAATCCTTCGGTAGTCACTGCCAATAACGTCCAAAGTAACCAATTTACTTTCAATCCTCAGCTAGGATACACTTTGAACAATAATTTAGTCATTGGTACCTACCTGGGAATTAATTCATATAAAGCAACTTCAGATAGAATCCAACTTTCAGACGGATCCACTACAGGTTTTGAATATTTGAATAAAAATAATTCCTTAATCATAGGGGTTTTTGCCCGGAAATATATTGCATTTAGTGAAAGTTTTTCAGCATTTGCCGAAATAAATGCTGGTACTGGAAAAATCAACGAGCTACAGTCTTCAGAAGACACTAATGGAACTCAGGAGGAGATAGAACAAAATTTCAATAAATTCGAAAGTAACTTTAACATCGGGCTTTCCTTTTTCCCGAAAAAATGGATGGCAATCGAGCTATCTTCCAACCTTTTATATTTTTCTCATCAAGGAGAAAACAAAGAAACAGAAAACCAAAAATCTGAAGTCAATGCCAATGGATTTAACATCGGTCTGAATGCATCAGCCATCAACGTTGGTGTATCTTTTTTTCTAAATAATAAGTAGGCATTTTAACCAGAAACCAAAAAAGGTCAGCTCATCGCTGAGCTGACCTTTTGGGTTGTTGGTGGTTTTATGGTTTTATCTGAAGGTGTATTTAAATCCAAATCCGGCTCGGAAGTAATCTCCGTGATCATCGGCTAGGATTGGAGCGGCTTCGAGCACCAAACCTAAATTCTTACTGTTGAAAGGTGTTACCAGCAGCCCTATGGATATGGCTATGTAAATATCATCCTCATCATCGTGATTGTGATTTCTATCGTCATCTAGACCTAATCCCAGTCCTGCATAGAAATTAACATCCTCTTTTCTGATGATATTGTAAGCCCCCATCAGCTCTACGCCCACATCTCCCCCGGTTCCGATTCTAGCTTCTCCAAAAATCTGCTTGGAAGGATCTGTCCCTATAGTGACAAAGGTCTCTGAGCTCTGCAGGTTTACACCTGCACTGACTTGGGCTTTCGCTAGAGAAATGAATGCGAACAAGGCAAAAGATAATAGTACTAGTTTTTTCATGATTCAGTTTGTTTACTGAATCAATCTTTCCAAAACCCCAGCCAAAAAACCTGTTTTCTTACCAGGCTCCTACTTCTTGGCTGATTCTCTTTCCTTCCTTTGCGCTGCGAAAAGCCGCCTCTATTAGCTTCAATACACTGATGGTCTGAGGAATGCTGATCTTCAAATCTGCATTTTTGATAATGACATCAGCCACATTTTGATAAAGAATTCTATAATCTCCAGGAAGGGTCTCGTAAGGTCTGCTCTCATCACTGAGGAAAACTTTCCCCCACTTTTCCTCACTTTCCACACCCCAAGATGGTCCTTCCGGCTTTTCTCCTGCTTTGAATGCAGCTTCCTGCACATCCAGCCCAAACTTTTGATAGGAGCCCTTTTTACCTAAAAGCAAAAACTTCGGTGTAGGCACATTCACTAGGGCGCCAGCAGTAACTCTAGCTTTCAGCGAACCATAATCGAGAATTATATCAAAATAATCATCTGCTACTGCGCCAGTTCTTTGCTTTCTGATATCTGCTTGTATCCACTTGGGCAGACCAAAAAGCAATACGACCTGATCGATCAGATGAGAGCCCAAATCGAATGTGATCCCATTTCCAGGCACTTCCTTCTCCCGCCAGTTTTCCGTCACCTCCGGCCGAAACCTATCAAAATGTGACTCTAGGTAAACCAAATCGCCCAGATCTCCCTCCCGAACCAATTTCTGCAAGGTCATGAAATCTCCGTCAAAGCGACGGTTGTGAAATACAGACAAAACAAGTCCCCTTTCCTCTGCCAGTCTATGGAGCTCCTCAGCTTCATGGGCATATATGGTCACAGGTTTATCCACCACCACATGCTTCCCTGCTTCCAGACACTGCTTGGCCATTGGGAAGTGGTATTCATTGGGTGTAGTAATCACTATCAAGTCGGCAGCATCGGCCTGGAGCAAGTCCTCTAAGCTTCTAAAGGTTTGGGTTCCATAAAGCTCTTCACAGCGATTGGTGCGACGCTCTACCGAAGCCACCAAATCCAGATCAGGACATACCGTGATCAAGGGAGCGTGCATTTTTTCGGCCACAGAGCCAAAGCCTACTATGGCTGTTTTGATAGGATTACTCATATTTTAAAGATTCATTTCGTGAGCCTTGTTTACCAGTTCTATTCTGGAACTGACCTGTAGTTTGGCGTGGATATTTTTTCGGTGGGTTTCTACGGTTTGCTGGCTGAGGTTCAGTATTTCCGCAATTTCCTTGTTCTGATTACCTTCTTTGATCAGCTGGATGATTTCGGTTTCCCTTCGGGAAAGCCTGTATCGCATTCTGAACGCATCAAAAAATGCCCCTTGGATGGCTTGCTTTTTTACCCGCTCAAAGTTGAGCACGTGCCTGCCCTCAAACACCTCATGTACGGTGAAAACGAGCTCATCAGGATCTGCATCCTTGAGCACAAAAGCATCCGCCTTTTTGTCTATGCACTTCTTGTAGATCTTCTCATCATCATACATGGAAAGAATCACAATCTTCACCGGAATCTTATTCTCCCTGCAAAACTCCAATACGCCAAAACCATCCATGATCGGCATATTCAAATCTGTCAATACTACATCAACTTCATTTTCTAGTAGGTATTCGCAGAGTTCACTGCCGTTTGGGAAGATTCCGACTATCTGGAGATCATCCTCTTCTTCGAGGATACTTTCGATTCCTTTGGCAAATAATTTATGGTCGTCAGCCAGGGCAATCCTGATCATGAGCTTGGGGTAATTAAGAAGAAATACTTATTCAGGGGATTAAACCCCAAATTATGGCGTAATTTCTAATTTGGCAAGGTCAATATGATTTCAGTTCCTTTTCCGACCATAGATGTCAGTTCAAAGCTCCCCCCGATGGTTTCCATTCGCTTTTTCAGATTGAACATTCCACTGCCGGTAGAGGCCATGCTACTATCAAATCCTCGTCCGTCATCCTTGATCCTTAACTGTCTGCTATTCCCATTTGCCGTGATACTGATTTCAATCTTATCCGGAGAGGCATGTTTGAGGGCATTGTTCAGGGATTCCTGGATAACTCTGATCAACACCAGTTTGTGGTCTTTTGGAAGATCCAGAAGTTCATAATCTGCGGCGAGCGAAGTCTGACAGTGGCCAGTATCCTGGATTTTCTGAAGCTGCTGCGCTATAAATTCATTGATGCTTATTTCCTCTACCCAGTCCAGATTCAGCTCCTTAGATAAGCCGCGAACCTCCTGAATGGCCTGTGTGAGAATCTCTCTTCCTGCCGCATGTTTTTCAGGTTTAATGGAGCCAAAGTTCAGCTTGGCCAGGGAGAGTAACTGTCCAATATTGTCATGCAGCTCCCGTCCCACATGTCCCAAGGTTTCCTGCTGGATCTCATTCTCTATATTCAGCAAAGTTTTTTCGTGCTCTAGCTTTATCTGATCTAGTTTTTGACGGTTTTGAACCTGGCGTTGTCTATGGATAAAAACCATAGAAATGACGAAAGTGGACATAATCCCCCCAAGAAATAAAGTAGAAAAGATAATGATGTAAACTGAACTCTCAACAGTATCCATAAGCAGGCTCTCGTTCAAATAATCTTGGAAGCATAGGTGCAGCGATAGTCAACACCAGTATTGCTAGATTCAAAACATTCATGACATGGTTAATCTCAGAAATCGACCTGCCAAGCTCATAATTGTAAGTTACCAAGAATGGCATGGCAACATAATGGATATACGTCAAAGAATAAGTAAATAAGATAAATGTCATCTGCCAAAAGGAAACCAGTTTCAGTGGATTTGAATTCAGGTAAAGGTCATTAGCCATAAATCCAATAAAATAAAGCCCGCTGCCCACCAGAATCATATTGGCACCTATGCTGAATATAATCGGCTGAAACCACTGAATAGGCTCAATGCCGGAAAACTGTATGAATTGGCTGCTGACCACGAATC
This genomic window from Algoriphagus sp. TR-M9 contains:
- a CDS encoding outer membrane beta-barrel protein, with amino-acid sequence MKKLLLGLLVFQLFNFSTNAQIEKGSIFVGGRVNYAHNNNDSESRIINPSVVTANNVQSNQFTFNPQLGYTLNNNLVIGTYLGINSYKATSDRIQLSDGSTTGFEYLNKNNSLIIGVFARKYIAFSESFSAFAEINAGTGKINELQSSEDTNGTQEEIEQNFNKFESNFNIGLSFFPKKWMAIELSSNLLYFSHQGENKETENQKSEVNANGFNIGLNASAINVGVSFFLNNK
- the crtD gene encoding 1-hydroxycarotenoid 3,4-desaturase CrtD encodes the protein MTKKAIIIGSGIAGIASSIRLALKGFQVELFEANSYPGGKLSEIEIEGYRFDAGPSLFTLPEQVDELFRLAGKNPKDYFEYEKLDVACQYFWEDGTRLKAYSDLNLFAEEVQTKLGEPAQNIREALRKSAFIYDSLAPLFMNRSLHQLDTWTNPQALKSYLRIGKLGIFSTMNEANRQQFSHPKLVQLFNRYATYNGSNPYETPATLNIIPHLEFNIGAFFPKKGMHDITMSLYKLSTELGVNYHFGQKVEKVLVENGEAKGIRVKGKDQFADLLVNNMDMVNAYKTILKEEKQPKLLLKQPKSSSALIFYWGIKRDFPELDLHNIFFSDNYALEFEHIFKKGTIYDDPTIYVNITSTHKSDDAPEGCMNWFTMINVPNNQEQDWDKMIAEAKRNILHKLNRILKTDIESLIEVEEILDPRTIESKTSSAQGALYGNSSNNKFAAFLRHANYSSAIKNLYFCGGSVHPGGGIPLCLLSAKIMSEMI
- a CDS encoding response regulator transcription factor, which codes for MIRIALADDHKLFAKGIESILEEEDDLQIVGIFPNGSELCEYLLENEVDVVLTDLNMPIMDGFGVLEFCRENKIPVKIVILSMYDDEKIYKKCIDKKADAFVLKDADPDELVFTVHEVFEGRHVLNFERVKKQAIQGAFFDAFRMRYRLSRRETEIIQLIKEGNQNKEIAEILNLSQQTVETHRKNIHAKLQVSSRIELVNKAHEMNL
- a CDS encoding histidine kinase produces the protein MNSRFVQIFFSEYMIFIDVLTLLGVYFFIRLSQDQRGQLYFWLPFLILIFTFLYENASAYTLYDFEFNKAVNAYFGNTEFPMFNLWLNNVAHLQIITILYFFLIKSWLAPSKKKYMNWMLIGFVVSSQFIQFSGIEPIQWFQPIIFSIGANMILVGSGLYFIGFMANDLYLNSNPLKLVSFWQMTFILFTYSLTYIHYVAMPFLVTYNYELGRSISEINHVMNVLNLAILVLTIAAPMLPRLFEREPAYGYC
- a CDS encoding outer membrane insertion C- signal, which encodes MKKLVLLSFALFAFISLAKAQVSAGVNLQSSETFVTIGTDPSKQIFGEARIGTGGDVGVELMGAYNIIRKEDVNFYAGLGLGLDDDRNHNHDDEDDIYIAISIGLLVTPFNSKNLGLVLEAAPILADDHGDYFRAGFGFKYTFR
- a CDS encoding glycine--tRNA ligase translates to MAKTATPAENAQLKDIISHAKEYGFVYPSSEIYDGLQAVYDYGAYGVELKNNLKRLWWETMTKVQDNIVGIDAAIFMHPTTWKASGHVDSFNDPMIDNKDSKKRYRADVLVEEHAAVFERAGDVEKANELTGTLARLLEAEDLTGVRDLIVNEGIKCPISGTSNWTEVRQFNLMFSTQVGSVAEDASTIYLRPETAQGIFVNFLNVQKTARMKVPFGIAQIGKAFRNEIVARQFIFRMREFEQMEMQFFVRPGTELEWYQKWADMRMKWHLALGTPAEKLRKHDHEKLAHYANAAMDIEFDFPFGFKEVEGIHSRTDFDLKSHQEYSKKKQQYFDPEVNQNYIPYVIETSIGADRLFLLTLCNAYTEEKTEEKSRTYLKLHPAIAPVKAAILPITKKDGLPEKGKEIVELLKYDFNITYEDAASIGKRYARQDLIGTPFCIAVDHQTLEDNTVTIRHRDTTEQERVSISELHGRIAEATSFRRVFEKL
- a CDS encoding Gfo/Idh/MocA family oxidoreductase; translated protein: MSNPIKTAIVGFGSVAEKMHAPLITVCPDLDLVASVERRTNRCEELYGTQTFRSLEDLLQADAADLIVITTPNEYHFPMAKQCLEAGKHVVVDKPVTIYAHEAEELHRLAEERGLVLSVFHNRRFDGDFMTLQKLVREGDLGDLVYLESHFDRFRPEVTENWREKEVPGNGITFDLGSHLIDQVVLLFGLPKWIQADIRKQRTGAVADDYFDIILDYGSLKARVTAGALVNVPTPKFLLLGKKGSYQKFGLDVQEAAFKAGEKPEGPSWGVESEEKWGKVFLSDESRPYETLPGDYRILYQNVADVIIKNADLKISIPQTISVLKLIEAAFRSAKEGKRISQEVGAW
- a CDS encoding sensor histidine kinase — encoded protein: MDTVESSVYIIIFSTLFLGGIMSTFVISMVFIHRQRQVQNRQKLDQIKLEHEKTLLNIENEIQQETLGHVGRELHDNIGQLLSLAKLNFGSIKPEKHAAGREILTQAIQEVRGLSKELNLDWVEEISINEFIAQQLQKIQDTGHCQTSLAADYELLDLPKDHKLVLIRVIQESLNNALKHASPDKIEISITANGNSRQLRIKDDGRGFDSSMASTGSGMFNLKKRMETIGGSFELTSMVGKGTEIILTLPN